The following proteins are encoded in a genomic region of Amycolatopsis sulphurea:
- a CDS encoding beta-N-acetylhexosaminidase, whose translation MPGFATLLPRPVSVTEAPGSCPWPAPVAVRADPDLPAEGYRLAITPGGITLSAADSAGEHHGRQTLRQLAGPDAFRAASLHSGLVLPCGVVEDSPRRGCLLDVARHFRTKAEVLRFVDLLAAHKLNVLNLHLTDDQGWRIEVPQFPKLTSAGGWRRSSMVGRHDGPERDGRPHGGFYTTADLREIVAYAAERAVTVVPEIDLPGHARAAIAAYPELGPDPAAGWEVWTAWGISTALLDPSESTVDFFRAVFDHVLDIFPSPVIGLGGDEVPGATEAHGRLVRTIAEHLTARGRTPLGWDEVLDTGPLPPMVIGVWRDGAHGARATELGHDVVLCPEDRLYLDHRQSDHPDEPIPVGYRRTLKDVYRYEPDLAGPRLRGVQAQLWSEHLDSMRRVDYAAFPRLCAFAEVAWSSGPRDFAEFLARLREHHLPRLDALGVEYRPLDGPHPWQTRPGVPGRPR comes from the coding sequence ATGCCCGGTTTCGCGACCTTGCTCCCCCGTCCGGTCTCGGTCACCGAGGCGCCGGGCAGCTGCCCGTGGCCCGCGCCGGTCGCGGTGCGAGCCGACCCGGATCTGCCCGCGGAGGGCTACCGGCTGGCGATCACACCCGGCGGGATCACGCTGTCCGCCGCCGATTCGGCCGGGGAACACCACGGCCGTCAGACACTGCGTCAGCTCGCCGGGCCGGACGCATTCCGCGCCGCCTCCCTCCACAGTGGACTCGTCCTGCCGTGCGGCGTGGTCGAGGACAGTCCGAGGCGCGGCTGCCTGCTGGACGTGGCCCGGCACTTTCGTACGAAAGCCGAGGTACTGCGTTTCGTCGACCTGCTGGCCGCGCACAAGCTGAACGTACTCAACCTTCATCTCACCGACGATCAGGGCTGGCGCATCGAGGTGCCACAGTTCCCGAAGCTGACGTCGGCAGGCGGCTGGCGGCGCTCGTCGATGGTGGGCAGGCACGACGGCCCGGAACGCGACGGCCGTCCACACGGCGGCTTCTACACCACCGCCGACCTGCGGGAGATCGTCGCCTACGCGGCCGAGCGCGCAGTCACCGTCGTGCCGGAAATCGACCTCCCCGGGCACGCGAGGGCAGCCATCGCGGCCTACCCGGAACTCGGCCCGGACCCGGCCGCCGGCTGGGAAGTCTGGACCGCATGGGGAATCAGCACCGCACTGCTCGACCCTTCAGAGTCCACAGTGGACTTCTTCCGCGCCGTCTTCGACCACGTGCTGGACATCTTCCCCTCCCCCGTGATCGGCCTCGGCGGCGACGAAGTGCCCGGCGCGACCGAGGCGCACGGCAGGCTCGTACGCACGATCGCCGAGCACCTGACCGCCCGCGGCCGGACCCCGCTCGGCTGGGACGAGGTGCTGGATACCGGCCCCCTGCCGCCGATGGTGATCGGCGTGTGGCGCGACGGCGCGCACGGCGCCCGCGCCACGGAACTCGGCCACGACGTAGTCCTCTGCCCGGAGGACCGGCTCTACCTGGACCATCGGCAGAGCGACCATCCCGACGAGCCGATTCCGGTCGGCTACCGCCGCACGCTGAAAGACGTCTACCGGTACGAACCCGACCTGGCCGGGCCGCGGCTGCGCGGAGTGCAGGCACAGCTTTGGAGCGAGCACCTCGACAGCATGCGACGGGTGGACTATGCGGCATTCCCCCGGCTGTGCGCCTTCGCGGAGGTCGCGTGGAGCAGTGGACCACGGGACTTCGCCGAGTTCCTCGCCCGGCTGCGCGAACACCATCTGCCCCGGCTGGACGCACTCGGGGTGGAATACCGTCCGCTCGACGGACCGCACCCATGGCAGACCCGGCCCGGCGTTCCCGGACGGCCACGCTGA
- a CDS encoding lactonase family protein: MTAVSRRTFLGAAGAAGAATVLGSRLAGATPWPAGTTAYVGSYTSTPPAGHGLDVVGRTGDDPALSAVRTVTGIPDASWFDSSHDGRTLYVTNEGDPDGAVSALDISDAANPKPLGSSPSQGAAPTHLSVHASQKFVLAANYGSGSVVVLPIEDGGKLGAATDLQQHTGKDRQAHAHQVVTDPSGKWVLSVDLGADSVYVYALDVATGKLALHKQVTLPTGTGPRHLAFHPDGEHAYLAQELRPEITVASWDSRNGEFTPHTVVPAVPPGSTGDLFPGEIAVSRDGKFVYATVRGPNTIATFTVDGSKLTLASSVDTGGNWPRHFALDADERWFYVSNQRSGTITWLPRDASTGLPGKAAGSLAVPSVNSVFFA; encoded by the coding sequence ATGACCGCAGTATCCCGTCGCACGTTCCTCGGCGCGGCAGGCGCGGCCGGAGCAGCCACCGTGCTCGGCTCGCGGCTCGCCGGAGCCACGCCGTGGCCGGCAGGTACCACGGCGTATGTCGGCAGCTACACCAGCACCCCGCCCGCCGGGCACGGGCTCGACGTGGTCGGCCGGACCGGCGACGACCCGGCGTTGTCGGCGGTCCGGACCGTGACCGGAATACCGGACGCGTCGTGGTTCGACAGCAGCCACGACGGCCGCACGCTGTACGTGACCAACGAAGGCGACCCGGACGGCGCAGTGTCCGCGCTGGACATCAGCGACGCGGCGAACCCGAAGCCGCTCGGGTCCAGCCCGTCGCAGGGCGCTGCACCAACGCATCTGTCGGTGCACGCCAGCCAGAAGTTCGTGCTGGCGGCCAACTACGGCTCCGGCAGCGTGGTCGTCCTGCCGATCGAAGACGGCGGGAAGCTCGGCGCGGCAACTGATCTCCAGCAGCACACCGGCAAGGACCGTCAAGCGCATGCGCACCAGGTGGTAACCGATCCGTCCGGCAAGTGGGTGCTGTCGGTGGACCTCGGCGCGGACTCGGTCTATGTCTACGCTCTCGACGTCGCCACCGGGAAACTGGCGCTGCACAAGCAGGTCACGCTGCCCACCGGCACGGGGCCGCGACACCTGGCCTTCCACCCGGACGGCGAACACGCCTATCTCGCGCAGGAACTCCGGCCCGAGATCACCGTGGCGAGCTGGGATTCCCGCAACGGCGAATTCACCCCGCACACGGTCGTTCCGGCAGTGCCGCCGGGCAGCACCGGCGACCTCTTCCCGGGTGAGATCGCCGTTTCCCGGGACGGGAAGTTCGTCTACGCCACCGTACGCGGACCGAACACCATCGCCACCTTCACCGTCGACGGTTCCAAGCTGACGCTGGCGTCCAGTGTGGACACCGGCGGCAATTGGCCGAGGCACTTCGCGCTCGACGCTGACGAGCGGTGGTTCTACGTATCCAACCAACGTTCCGGCACGATCACCTGGCTGCCCCGCGACGCTTCGACCGGGCTGCCCGGCAAAGCCGCCGGCTCGCTCGCGGTGCCCAGCGTCAACTCGGTCTTCTTCGCCTGA